In a single window of the Magnolia sinica isolate HGM2019 chromosome 7, MsV1, whole genome shotgun sequence genome:
- the LOC131251468 gene encoding tubulin beta-1 chain-like, producing the protein MREILHIQGGQCGNQIGSKFWEVVCDEHGIDPTGRYMGSSELQLERVNVYYNEASCGRFVPRAVLMDLEPGTMDSVRTGPYGQIFRPDNFVFGQSGAGNNWAKGHYTEGAELIDSVLDVVRKEAENCDCLQGFQVCHSLGGGTGSGMGTLLISKIREEYPDRMMLTFSVFPSPKVSDTVVEPYNATLSVHQLVENADECMVLDNEALYDICFRTLKLSTPSFGDLNHLISATMSGVTCCLRFPGQLNSDLRKLAVNLIPFPRLHFFMVGFAPLTSRGSQQYRALTVPELTQQMWDAKNMMCAADPRHGRYLTASAMFRGKMSTKEVDEQMINVQNKNSSYFVEWIPNNVKSSVCDIPPRGLSMASTFVGNSTSIQEMFRRVSEQFTAMFRRKAFLHWYTGEGMDEMEFTEAESNMNDLVSEYQQYQDATADDEGDYEDEEEGVPGN; encoded by the exons ATGCGTGAAATTCTCCACATCCAAGGAGGGCAATGTGGGAATCAGATCGGATCGAAGTTCTGGGAAGTCGTCTGCGACGAGCACGGCATCGATCCGACCGGTCGATACATGGGAAGCTCTGAGCTGCAGCTCGAGAGGGTGAATGTCTACTACAACGAGGCGAGCTGCGGGCGGTTCGTTCCACGGGCCGTGCTGATGGATCTTGAGCCCGGGACGATGGACAGTGTACGGACGGGGCCGTATGGGCAGATTTTCCGGCCTGATAATTTCGTCTTCGGGCAGTCGGGGGCAGGGAATAACTGGGCTAAGGGGCATTATACGGAGGGAGCAGAGCTTATCGATTCGGTTCTTGATGTCGTGAGGAAGGAGGCGGAGAATTGCGATTGCTTGCAAG GCTTCCAAGTCTGTCATTCTCTCGGTGGCGGGACCGGCTCTGGAATGGGCACTCTTCTCATCTCTAAGATCAGAGAAGAATACCCAGATCGAATGATGTTAACCTTCTCTGTCTTTCCCTCTCCAAAGGTCTCTGACACCGTCGTCGAGCCCTACAATGCTACTCTCTCCGTTCATCAGCTAGTTGAGAATGCCGACGAGTGCATGGTCTTGGACAACGAAGCGCTCTACGACATCTGCTTCAGGACTCTCAAGCTCAGCACACCAAGCT TCGGTGACTTGAATCATCTTATCTCTGCGACCATGAGTGGAGTGACATGCTGCCTCCGCTTCCCGGGTCAGCTCAACTCTGACCTCCGAAAGCTCGCTGTCAACCTCATTCCCTTCCCCCGCCTCCATTTCTTCATGGTCGGTTTCGCCCCCCTCACATCCCGTGGTTCCCAGCAGTACCGTGCCCTCACCGTCCCCGAGCTCACCCAGCAGATGTGGGACGCCAAGAACATGATGTGTGCAGCAGACCCCCGCCACGGCCGCTACCTCACGGCATCAGCCATGTTCCGTGGCAAGATGAGCACGAAAGAAGTCGATGAGCAGATGATCAACGTCCAGAACAAGAACTCGTCCTACTTTGTCGAGTGGATCCCGAACAACGTGAAATCGAGTGTGTGCGACATACCACCGCGGGGTCTTTCTATGGCTTCCACGTTTGTCGGGAACTCCACGTCAATACAGGAAATGTTCCGGCGGGTGAGCGAGCAGTTCACTGCCATGTTCCGTCGGAAGGCATTCTTGCATTGGTATACTGGAGAGGGGATGGATGAGATGGAGTTCACGGAAGCCGAGAGTAACATGAATGATCTTGTTTCAGAGTATCAGCAATATCAGGATGCGACGGCTGACGATGAAGGAGACTACGAGGACGAGGAAGAAGGGGTGCCAGGGAATTGA